In Melitaea cinxia chromosome 21, ilMelCinx1.1, whole genome shotgun sequence, the sequence tctttaaacatttaatttaaagtatttttcaattgtttctgagtcaaataaatatacttcttttaaaataacaaaaagccTTGAATCTTAAGGTAATCTATTTATTTCACATAAACTGACTAAAAACTCAACAATACGTACTACATAAAATAGCTTAATTTTTACTGGGGTTTGCCCCTGATGGTATGCTTTCTGGGGGTGGTGTCGAAGGTTGTTTCTCTTTGTTCCAATCCTTTAAGCCAGCAGGCAAAGTTGTATCTTCATCTAATGAACCAGTACCTTCAACAAATTCTTCATAAGTACTCTTTTCTGGGAATGGTCTAGGACCCAAAAGCTCAATCATGTCATCCCTGCTCAGAATTTCTTGTTTCAATAGCCTCTCAGCAACTTTTTCTATATTAGCTTTGTGTTTTATCAACAAATCTGTAGTATGTTTGTGCGCAGAATTtatcaaatctcttacttctgAATCAATTAATTCCGCTGTTTTCTCTGAATATGGTTTATCTATTACCATCTCTCCAGGTTGTGGCATTTCGAACGAAACGTTACCTACTTTAGGATTCATACCGTAGTGCACAATTTGAGCGTAAGCGCtttgagttatttttttaaggtcATCTTGGGCGCCAGTTGTAATTCTACCAAAGAATATCTCTTCACTCACTCTTCCACCAAGTGTCATACACATTCTATCGAAAAGTTGTTCCTTACTATACAAATACTGTTCTTTTGGTAGATATTGAGCATATCCAAGCCCTTTACCTCTTGGGATGATTGATACTTTAAGCAAGGGATCCGCATGTTGTAGGAACCAGCCTGCAACTGCGTGTCCAGCTTCGTGGTAAGCGACGATCTTCCTTTCATCCGGTTGTAGTACGTTCGATTTCTTTTCCATACCTGCTACCACTCTTTCAATAGCTTGTTCAAAGTTTTTCATTGTAATGTCATTAGCTAACTCTCTCGCGGCAATAAGAGCTGCTTCATTGCATACGTTAGCGATGTCTGCACCAGTGAAacctgtaaatataaaaaagtatatttattatttttacaatataaaataataatattgacttATATGGTATGAGTCTGTGTTGGTTTGAAAATAGGACAGTAAGCTAAAAAGAATATCGTAACAATATATACGACACTGCAGACAGTATAGGAGCCGTAATCGCCAGCAGTTAAAGAAGGAAGCGAAAACTCATGGACAGCTGTCAAGTGGTGTGGATATATCTTGATAAGCTGTTAGAGACATTATCGGCAGGATTTTAACAAATACAACTGAAAGGTAAgggttctccccaccgtgcttcgcaGAGcgctttaagccgtcggtcacggttgttattataaatacctgatactcatagtagggaacatacccgccaacccacagtggagcagtgtggtggattaagctccgatccttttacatggagaaagaggcccagcagtggaatgttacaggctgaatgcacaatgcatatttatataataacatagtACTCTTGGAATCTTAACCTGAAGTGGCAGCGTCACGTGGAACTTATTAATTAGCCTACTCTTTTCAACTCACTATGATAATTTCTTTACCTTAACGTTCCTATTTTTTATctaacttggtcggcaaacaaacgtatgaGCCATACGATacttgatgataagcgattaccgtagcttctaggcgtctgcaacaccagaagaatcgcaagtgcgttgccgaccctaactcCTATTCTTCCCAGGACCTCTGGTTaacttactcatcaacaggaacaaaccactgcttgaaaacagtattattatgctgtgatcttctgtaaggtcaaggtactactcagtcgggctgcaccatattttgagcaggaaattactgctgtgccctacctcagttatatataTCTGTTTTTTAGCGGTCTCTATGAAATTGTTTTCACATGGGTAATTTTCCGTTTTTTTTGGTTACACAAAAACACACAATGGTTAAATGAACAGGCTGATGCTTAAGCTGTTGTGGGTTCAATGGACCCACATAACAAATATCTGTACAGGTCATAATTattgtttgtcatggtctggaaTTTGTATACATCTTTTATGTTTCCTGACCCCGGATATAGGATTAAAATCCTAGTGAGGGCTTTTGAATGTGGgatattcaatattaatacttaaaaaaaatacataaataaacgcttcacactcaacggcccccagtaggattttctcctgtgtcggggatccggaaacacatTCAAATATACAAGCACATAtgctcagaccacgacaaataacgaacccgtgaccgccagcgcaacagtcagtactgtgaccactgcgccaacgcgtcgttaaaATTTCTGTATTTTCTTGAAATCATCGATTAGTTGTTTATATGCATTGATCTAGAATATAGCAAAGATTTTCCTTGTACCTTAAATggaaattttttcttttaatagcACTATTGTGGCAAAGAAGTTATGTTCCACTGATAGTAAGTGGATACCGTACTCAATggacacttgcaacaccaggTGCATTAAAATCACGTTGGTGAACCTACCCTTGACCATTCCTATCTATAGCTacgttactcaccacaggaactcaACGCTACTTGAGAGCAGTCTTGTTTtgctgtcatcttctgtaacGTTTATGACTTACCCAAACAGACTGCTCCTGATTTTGGCAATAAAGTTCCTGCTGTGCTTATACTCAATACATGTATcacaagaaaatataataacaaaccTGGAGTTAGTGCAGCCATTTTACGTGccaaattttctttatttaaactaGTCTTTAATATTGCTAAATGGACTTTGAAGATTGACGCTCTTCCTTTAATATCAGGAGCTGGTACAAAGATCTGCCTATCAAATCTACCCGGTCTCAATAAGGCTTTATCTAAAATATCAACTCTGTTTGTAGCAGCTAAAACTACAACATTTGTTGTAGTGTTAAAGCCGTCCATTTCTACTAGCAGTTGATTCAGTGTGTTTTCTTGTTCAGAATGACCACCAAAGCTTCGGCCACCTCTCTTTCTGCCCACGGCATCTATTTCATCAATAAAAAGAATGCATGGTGCATGCTTACGGGCCATGTTGAACATATCCCTAACTCTTGATGGACCCACACCTACGAAC encodes:
- the LOC123664148 gene encoding AFG3-like protein 2; its protein translation is MWKSLKLTQTQLSKLHFNGHRLQSIGVPALDSVLNQWYEFCKKPPKGFEKYFQPENSQKQANKPDTDAAPAPSKSTPPSPKPSSSQDKWNMNMFSGGSGGGRGPGRGGYEGQDREKWMMFGAMGVVTLLTTIAYFELRYREISWRDFVNLYLNKGLVEKLEVINKKWVRVRLQGSALDGKIIWFAIGSVDSFERNLENAQIEMNVEPPNFIPVIYKTEVEAASLTGMLPTLLIIGFLIYMMRRSADMMGRGGRKGGGLFGGVMESTAKLINPTDIGVKFQDVAGCEEAKIEIMEFVNFLKNPQQYIDLGAKIPKGALLTGPPGTGKTLLAKATAGEANVPFLTVSGSEFLEMFVGVGPSRVRDMFNMARKHAPCILFIDEIDAVGRKRGGRSFGGHSEQENTLNQLLVEMDGFNTTTNVVVLAATNRVDILDKALLRPGRFDRQIFVPAPDIKGRASIFKVHLAILKTSLNKENLARKMAALTPGFTGADIANVCNEAALIAARELANDITMKNFEQAIERVVAGMEKKSNVLQPDERKIVAYHEAGHAVAGWFLQHADPLLKVSIIPRGKGLGYAQYLPKEQYLYSKEQLFDRMCMTLGGRVSEEIFFGRITTGAQDDLKKITQSAYAQIVHYGMNPKVGNVSFEMPQPGEMVIDKPYSEKTAELIDSEVRDLINSAHKHTTDLLIKHKANIEKVAERLLKQEILSRDDMIELLGPRPFPEKSTYEEFVEGTGSLDEDTTLPAGLKDWNKEKQPSTPPPESIPSGANPSKN